Proteins co-encoded in one Spiroplasma gladiatoris genomic window:
- a CDS encoding M17 family metallopeptidase, with amino-acid sequence MIIVNEKKYNLTLVGFEKDSLKKDFIINEVGHTTLSIEEKTIYLCLEKNLEDKKIQDIFSKIVSSAKYDLNIDFNSILKVFNNDKEIFKLIVEIILFSTHQQFSLKETKPSFKNFSLLFDKSLEEHYQQASIKLEYVNFARDLQDLPPNLGTSIEITNMIESKAKEIPDLKVTVLTKKEIEDKKMGLLLGVNAGSYIDPRVVILEYCTDKNVEKTAFIGKGITFDSGGYNLKGSQFLANMKFDMSGSAIVSAAVLALAKNKAKCNVVSVALLTDNRIGGKATLTESVLTSMNGKTVEIGNTDAEGRLVLADGMTYAIRELNAKRLITVATLTGAIRIALGPWYTGAFSNDISFYEEFVNASKKSHEKVWRLPLDDEHLEVMKGSKIADLDNSGTNGFAGSSTAAAFLNVFSENNSYIHLDVASTAYEDKRGKAVMTRTLFELMNK; translated from the coding sequence ATGATTATAGTAAATGAAAAAAAATATAACTTAACACTAGTTGGTTTTGAAAAAGATTCTTTAAAAAAAGATTTTATAATCAATGAAGTAGGACATACAACTTTATCAATCGAAGAAAAAACAATTTACTTATGTTTAGAAAAAAACTTAGAAGATAAAAAAATACAAGATATTTTTTCTAAGATTGTTAGTTCAGCAAAGTATGATTTAAATATTGATTTTAATTCAATTTTAAAAGTTTTTAACAATGATAAAGAAATTTTTAAATTAATCGTAGAGATAATTTTATTTAGTACACATCAGCAATTTAGTTTAAAAGAAACTAAACCTAGTTTTAAAAACTTTAGCCTTTTATTTGATAAAAGTTTAGAAGAACATTATCAACAAGCAAGTATTAAATTAGAATATGTAAATTTTGCAAGAGATTTGCAAGACTTACCGCCAAACTTAGGAACTTCAATTGAAATTACAAATATGATTGAATCAAAAGCCAAGGAAATACCGGATTTAAAAGTGACAGTATTAACTAAAAAAGAAATTGAAGATAAAAAAATGGGATTGTTATTGGGTGTTAATGCAGGTTCTTATATTGACCCAAGAGTTGTTATCTTAGAATATTGTACAGACAAAAACGTAGAAAAAACAGCATTTATAGGCAAAGGAATTACTTTTGATTCTGGAGGGTACAATTTAAAAGGTTCTCAATTCCTAGCAAATATGAAATTTGATATGTCAGGAAGTGCAATTGTTAGTGCAGCAGTTCTTGCTCTTGCAAAAAACAAAGCTAAATGCAACGTTGTATCAGTCGCTCTTTTAACTGATAATCGAATTGGAGGAAAAGCTACTTTAACAGAATCTGTTCTAACTTCTATGAATGGTAAGACAGTTGAAATTGGAAATACTGATGCAGAAGGAAGATTAGTACTAGCTGATGGAATGACTTATGCAATAAGAGAATTGAATGCTAAAAGATTAATAACAGTAGCTACTTTAACTGGAGCGATAAGAATTGCTTTAGGTCCTTGATATACAGGTGCTTTTAGTAATGATATTAGTTTTTATGAAGAATTTGTAAATGCGTCAAAAAAATCACATGAAAAAGTATGAAGGCTACCTTTAGATGATGAGCATTTAGAGGTTATGAAGGGTTCAAAAATAGCTGATCTTGATAATTCAGGAACAAATGGTTTTGCAGGTTCTTCAACTGCAGCTGCATTTTTGAATGTTTTTTCAGAAAATAACTCATATATTCATTTAGATGTTGCAAGCACTGCTTATGAAGATAAAAGAGGAAAAGCAGTTATGACTAGAACTTTGTTCGAACTTATGAACAAGTAA
- a CDS encoding CoA-disulfide reductase, with amino-acid sequence MKIVILGGGATGMGVAAKLKRNDKNNEVIVIETENYVSLGACGLPYFVGNHFENKNNLFARSIEKFNESGIEVKINQKFLNADFDNKKIDLEDQTISYDKLVIATGSTNSVPNISGLDDIKWHKLTKLEDALELKEKCKDTDVKNILIVGAGFIGLELAENLSKLGKSITIVERDEELFSRLYDEEISQLLEQNLQRNKIELILNSSVSEFKKSNNNKVLANINQTEFEYDLVVLASGFKPNTKFFKDSKLKMDNKGAIIVDEFGATNIVDVYSGGDCCVIKNKITNELCYSPLATVASKQAKVIANNICNINSKFSGTIQSSIIRVFDDSAARAGITEKEAISMTMKIKTVFIKDKDHTNYLKGQKDIYLKLIMNEDTKELVGAQMLGDPNSILRFYCLVPLIWNKNKVDESLEQIDLPYAPPFSRTFDIIHIALSKLV; translated from the coding sequence ATGAAAATAGTTATATTGGGTGGAGGAGCAACTGGTATGGGTGTTGCTGCGAAACTTAAGAGAAATGATAAAAATAATGAAGTAATTGTTATTGAAACTGAAAACTATGTTTCTTTAGGAGCTTGTGGTTTACCTTATTTTGTTGGTAATCATTTTGAAAATAAAAATAATCTTTTTGCAAGATCAATAGAAAAATTTAATGAATCTGGTATTGAAGTAAAAATTAATCAAAAATTTTTAAATGCTGATTTTGACAATAAAAAAATAGATTTAGAAGATCAAACAATTTCTTATGACAAATTAGTTATTGCAACAGGATCAACTAATAGTGTTCCAAACATTAGCGGATTAGATGATATTAAATGACATAAATTAACAAAACTAGAAGATGCATTAGAACTAAAAGAAAAGTGTAAAGATACAGATGTAAAAAACATATTAATTGTTGGAGCAGGTTTTATAGGTTTAGAATTAGCAGAAAACTTATCAAAGTTAGGTAAGTCTATAACAATTGTTGAAAGAGATGAAGAACTATTTTCAAGATTATATGATGAAGAAATATCACAACTTCTTGAGCAGAATTTACAAAGAAATAAAATAGAATTAATTTTAAATAGTTCAGTTAGTGAATTTAAAAAATCAAACAATAATAAGGTTTTGGCAAATATTAATCAGACAGAATTTGAGTACGATTTAGTGGTTTTAGCATCAGGATTTAAACCAAATACTAAATTTTTTAAAGATAGCAAATTAAAAATGGATAATAAAGGTGCAATTATTGTTGATGAATTTGGGGCTACAAATATTGTTGATGTTTATTCTGGAGGTGATTGTTGTGTTATTAAAAACAAAATCACAAATGAATTGTGCTATTCTCCTTTAGCAACAGTTGCTTCTAAACAAGCTAAAGTTATTGCGAATAATATTTGTAATATTAATTCTAAATTTAGTGGCACTATTCAAAGCTCAATTATTAGAGTTTTTGATGATTCAGCAGCTAGAGCAGGAATTACAGAAAAAGAAGCAATAAGTATGACTATGAAAATAAAAACTGTTTTTATTAAAGATAAAGATCATACAAACTATTTAAAAGGACAAAAAGATATTTATTTAAAATTAATAATGAATGAAGACACAAAAGAATTAGTAGGAGCACAAATGCTTGGAGATCCTAACTCGATATTAAGATTTTATTGTTTAGTACCATTAATATGAAATAAAAATAAAGTTGATGAAAGTTTAGAGCAAATAGACTTACCTTATGCTCCACCTTTTTCAAGAACTTTTGATATTATTCATATTGCTTTATCAAAACTTGTTTAA
- a CDS encoding dicarboxylate/amino acid:cation symporter, whose translation MFLAENKNNILRDFLAISQWQSAVAILVFVSIQIGFYVFLKKIKFAFMFRVIIGMLLGLIFGIIVQAIIGFPDQKTLEAGFKDSGSDIYWVNELNIWSQFFKNIFIRGVYLLTIPIVFIAIFKITAKPGESGLARITLKGIALLLINVGVMFTITFFLGIVTNVGGGIFDSSLEGNAANRDNVPLPQIIWNYLPMNFFSALSKDAIIPVMVIAAIAGMSVKILSKRNKVEMQAIVNGADTAWKVTSSMLTTFMKIMPLAVMSMLSTSITSRPIGELANIGKVIGVGYLGVVIAILWLTLQIFLSKIKVGAWWKHAWRPLIQGFSTQSSNATLPVSIDTLEKMKVSNKVSHTLAPISTTMGLIACAGVQAGLATSILWTGSEVPSQSMGLFTYFIISLAVTVIASLGIAGVPGTATVVTFGVIGGIGFPEFIDAVIAVIAPLDGLFDMGRTGANVLAGFTTSTIIAKSEGLIEEGSPILTLKGIERQKQILQINKYKDEYKESILLNKKEYLKNIKQKDLSIDDKKILEIEFKNKNQEIKNNYLDQQKNYKESRRK comes from the coding sequence ATGTTTTTAGCAGAAAATAAAAACAATATTTTAAGAGATTTTTTAGCCATAAGTCAATGACAATCTGCGGTTGCGATTTTAGTTTTTGTATCTATTCAAATAGGTTTTTATGTTTTTTTAAAAAAAATTAAATTTGCATTTATGTTTAGAGTTATTATCGGAATGCTTCTAGGTTTAATATTTGGAATTATTGTTCAAGCTATTATTGGTTTTCCAGATCAAAAAACTTTAGAAGCTGGTTTTAAAGATAGTGGAAGTGATATTTATTGAGTTAACGAATTAAATATATGATCACAGTTTTTTAAAAATATTTTTATTAGAGGAGTTTATTTATTAACTATTCCTATTGTATTCATTGCCATTTTTAAAATAACAGCAAAACCAGGAGAATCTGGTTTAGCAAGAATTACTTTAAAAGGAATTGCTTTACTACTAATCAATGTTGGAGTAATGTTTACAATTACATTCTTTTTAGGTATTGTAACAAATGTAGGGGGTGGAATTTTTGATTCTTCACTTGAAGGAAATGCAGCAAATAGAGATAATGTTCCTTTGCCTCAAATTATTTGAAACTATTTACCCATGAACTTTTTTAGTGCTTTATCAAAAGATGCAATAATTCCAGTTATGGTTATAGCAGCAATTGCAGGAATGTCTGTGAAAATTTTATCAAAACGTAATAAAGTTGAAATGCAAGCAATCGTAAACGGAGCAGATACAGCTTGAAAAGTAACTTCTTCAATGTTAACTACTTTTATGAAAATAATGCCTTTAGCAGTAATGTCAATGCTTTCAACATCAATAACTTCAAGACCAATTGGAGAATTAGCAAATATCGGTAAAGTAATTGGAGTTGGATATTTAGGAGTTGTAATTGCAATTTTATGATTAACTTTACAAATATTTTTATCAAAAATAAAAGTTGGTGCGTGATGAAAACATGCTTGAAGACCTTTAATTCAAGGGTTTAGTACTCAATCTTCAAATGCAACTTTACCAGTTTCAATAGATACTTTAGAAAAAATGAAAGTTTCAAATAAAGTTTCACACACACTTGCTCCAATTTCAACAACAATGGGTTTAATAGCTTGTGCTGGAGTTCAAGCTGGATTAGCAACTAGTATTTTATGAACAGGATCAGAAGTTCCAAGTCAATCTATGGGTCTATTCACTTACTTTATAATTTCTTTGGCTGTTACAGTTATTGCTTCACTTGGTATTGCTGGAGTTCCAGGAACAGCAACAGTTGTTACATTTGGAGTAATTGGTGGTATTGGCTTTCCAGAATTTATAGATGCAGTTATTGCAGTTATTGCTCCTTTAGACGGTTTATTTGATATGGGAAGAACAGGTGCAAACGTTCTAGCTGGATTTACTACCTCTACTATTATTGCGAAGTCCGAAGGTTTAATTGAAGAAGGTTCGCCGATATTAACTTTAAAAGGTATTGAGAGGCAAAAACAAATCTTACAAATTAATAAGTATAAAGACGAATATAAAGAAAGTATATTGTTAAATAAAAAAGAATATTTAAAAAATATTAAGCAAAAAGATTTAAGCATTGATGATAAGAAAATATTGGAAATAGAGTTTAAAAATAAAAATCAAGAAATCAAAAATAATTATTTAGATCAACAAAAGAATTATAAAGAAAGTAGAAGAAAATAA